In Brevibacillus brevis, a genomic segment contains:
- a CDS encoding EAL domain-containing protein gives MDLPVIQYAKNICEQELRKALAAGKEGGIEIYYQPFVHVGTGQVIGAEALTRWVHPLLGDISPRIFVPLAESNGLVTDLDRYVLTVACQQARKWQDTYGPIRIATNISPHSLQHADFVTVILNVLQETRLPPECLEIELTENIAIRQEHTHSILARLKGLGIKIAIDDFGTGYSSLNYLRVFPVDTLKIDKVFVRDVENSQQEVPITSAIIRLAHELNLQIVAEGVESEEQKNYLLRKDCHVMQGFLFSKPLPADQFERFLQASVHSGSRIGRC, from the coding sequence ATGGATCTGCCGGTAATCCAGTACGCGAAGAACATATGCGAACAAGAATTACGAAAAGCGTTGGCAGCGGGAAAGGAGGGAGGGATCGAGATTTATTACCAACCATTTGTTCACGTTGGGACAGGTCAGGTTATTGGAGCGGAAGCTCTCACACGATGGGTACACCCATTGTTAGGGGACATATCGCCTCGTATCTTCGTTCCACTGGCGGAATCCAATGGCCTGGTTACCGATTTGGACCGATACGTTTTAACAGTTGCTTGCCAACAGGCGAGGAAGTGGCAAGACACGTATGGCCCAATACGAATCGCAACCAATATTTCCCCGCATTCCCTACAACATGCCGACTTTGTCACGGTTATCTTGAATGTCTTGCAAGAAACACGGTTACCCCCAGAGTGTTTGGAGATTGAACTGACGGAGAATATTGCAATACGACAAGAACACACCCATTCGATATTGGCCAGGTTGAAAGGGCTCGGCATAAAGATCGCGATTGACGATTTTGGTACGGGATACTCTTCGCTAAATTACCTGCGTGTGTTTCCCGTAGACACATTGAAAATCGACAAAGTATTTGTGCGAGATGTCGAAAACAGCCAGCAGGAAGTTCCGATTACTTCAGCCATAATTCGTCTTGCTCATGAATTGAATCTGCAGATTGTTGCCGAGGGAGTCGAATCAGAGGAACAAAAAAACTATCTCTTGCGTAAAGACTGCCACGTCATGCAGGGGTTTTTGTTCAGCAAACCACTGCCGGCCGATCAGTTTGAGCGATTCTTACAGGCCAGTGTACATTCCGGATCACGGATAGGGAGGTGTTGA
- a CDS encoding RcpC/CpaB family pilus assembly protein, producing MITQKMFDDGVIKVSMHPAKIVPPNVFRKPEDVLNKFTATNYTVPPNSYLYVGKVLTAEEMKDGAAMLLNEGEKMIAINTNLRSSLAAQITEGSYIDLWLSAVAKEDKKPVIGPFLEKVRVIGTYATSSQKSRPTTDTVTKNSSDEQQPVTIGANVVPQTILLAVNNEQIALIQLAEKLGTIQVVGVSYKDYGKTTSAADNGLWSVKRMREWMTAELSKTFQVLETTKGDAQ from the coding sequence ATGATTACCCAAAAAATGTTTGACGACGGAGTGATCAAGGTGAGCATGCACCCGGCCAAGATCGTTCCGCCAAATGTGTTCCGAAAACCGGAAGACGTCCTGAATAAGTTTACAGCCACCAACTATACGGTGCCGCCGAACAGCTATTTGTACGTCGGAAAGGTATTGACGGCCGAGGAAATGAAAGATGGCGCGGCAATGCTCCTCAATGAAGGGGAGAAGATGATTGCGATCAACACAAATTTGCGCTCTTCCTTAGCGGCCCAGATTACGGAAGGGAGTTACATCGACCTGTGGCTGTCAGCGGTGGCCAAAGAGGATAAAAAGCCGGTGATCGGCCCGTTCCTGGAAAAAGTGAGGGTGATCGGGACGTATGCAACCAGTTCTCAAAAGTCGCGTCCAACGACAGATACCGTTACCAAAAACAGCAGCGATGAGCAGCAGCCGGTAACCATCGGGGCAAATGTCGTGCCGCAAACGATACTTCTCGCGGTCAATAATGAACAGATCGCATTGATCCAACTGGCTGAAAAACTCGGAACCATACAAGTAGTGGGAGTGAGTTACAAGGACTATGGCAAAACAACATCAGCTGCGGATAACGGGCTTTGGTCAGTCAAGAGGATGCGGGAATGGATGACGGCAGAATTGAGTAAAACGTTTCAAGTTCTCGAAACTACAAAGGGGGATGCCCAATGA
- a CDS encoding ATPase, T2SS/T4P/T4SS family: MPNETILLNRGRVNLQQLQSQQAATKSSRPDEEQSVEHTSSDYELVRNEVRNFLMNEHNKLVQDALFNKKRKPEVERTIRNYLQIERKFVAGMGIDDVVLRIWKDIFSLGPLDDALEDNSITEIMINGYDQPWVKQNGKDRPAGDLIQFDNQKHLETIIVTKILNSCGKSVSDKNPIVDARIGECRVNVVWQPISQMKGPILTIRKFPPITLTETEFLEKGTASPEMFEFIKLIVQGGCSICMGGSTGSGKTTTFKLMAGFIKKGERVVVIEDTAEMRLEKLYPYEEGYHFISEECRIMEDESLDIVIQKLVVTSLRQTPKRLIIGEIRKEKDLLAAIEAALIGHPLWFTMHGLSASELAERISMLLARFMTKQDANRLLSKSLNIIMMQKHFAEDDRRRVFEIVEIVGVDKDGELILNPIFEYDWDHKKFVRSNPISERLVKMFQHAEIPRTRYEKYLQPAG; the protein is encoded by the coding sequence ATGCCAAATGAAACAATCTTGTTAAATAGAGGACGTGTAAACCTGCAACAACTGCAAAGCCAGCAGGCTGCTACGAAGTCTTCTCGGCCAGACGAAGAACAAAGTGTGGAACACACCAGTTCCGACTACGAATTGGTGCGAAATGAAGTACGAAACTTTCTCATGAATGAACATAACAAACTTGTCCAGGATGCGCTGTTCAATAAAAAACGAAAGCCGGAGGTAGAGCGGACTATCCGCAACTACCTGCAGATCGAACGAAAGTTTGTGGCTGGCATGGGCATCGATGATGTCGTTCTCCGAATTTGGAAAGACATTTTTTCATTGGGGCCGCTGGATGATGCGTTGGAGGACAACTCCATCACGGAGATCATGATTAACGGGTACGATCAGCCGTGGGTAAAGCAAAACGGAAAAGACCGCCCAGCAGGGGATCTGATTCAATTTGACAATCAGAAGCACCTGGAGACCATCATTGTCACCAAAATCCTGAATTCATGCGGGAAGTCGGTATCGGATAAGAATCCGATTGTGGATGCGCGGATCGGTGAATGCCGGGTAAATGTGGTATGGCAACCCATCAGTCAAATGAAAGGGCCCATATTGACCATCCGAAAGTTTCCTCCGATCACGTTGACGGAAACGGAATTTTTGGAAAAAGGAACAGCGTCGCCCGAGATGTTTGAGTTTATCAAACTAATTGTTCAAGGGGGCTGCTCCATTTGCATGGGCGGGAGTACCGGGTCCGGAAAAACCACAACCTTTAAGCTGATGGCAGGCTTCATCAAAAAAGGCGAACGAGTCGTTGTCATTGAAGACACCGCCGAAATGCGATTGGAAAAGCTGTATCCCTATGAGGAAGGCTATCACTTTATTTCGGAAGAGTGTCGGATCATGGAAGATGAGTCGTTGGACATTGTAATCCAAAAGTTGGTCGTTACCAGTTTGCGTCAGACACCAAAGCGGTTGATCATCGGGGAGATTCGCAAAGAGAAGGATCTCTTGGCGGCGATTGAGGCTGCCTTGATTGGGCACCCGTTGTGGTTTACCATGCATGGCCTCAGTGCTTCAGAATTGGCAGAACGGATTAGTATGCTTTTGGCACGGTTTATGACCAAACAGGACGCCAATCGGCTGTTATCCAAGTCGCTTAACATTATCATGATGCAGAAGCATTTTGCTGAAGATGACCGCCGCCGCGTGTTTGAAATCGTGGAGATTGTTGGCGTTGACAAAGACGGAGAATTGATCCTCAACCCGATCTTCGAGTATGACTGGGATCATAAAAAGTTTGTTCGCAGCAACCCCATTTCTGAACGTCTGGTCAAAATGTTCCAACATGCAGAAATTCCAAGAACGAGATACGAAAAGTATCTCCAACCCGCTGGATGA
- a CDS encoding helix-turn-helix transcriptional regulator, with translation MTENRLLDKLMIGVSEKYSLTPQESKVLSMLLQGYSIPQVAVHLEVSPYTAEKHSQTVLRKLNIMYKRELPFWLLKEIETAKGMVNI, from the coding sequence ATGACAGAAAACCGGTTGCTTGACAAACTGATGATCGGAGTTTCCGAAAAGTATAGCCTAACTCCCCAAGAATCGAAGGTGCTGTCCATGCTGCTGCAAGGATACTCCATCCCGCAAGTTGCCGTTCATTTGGAAGTTTCTCCTTATACTGCGGAAAAACACAGCCAAACCGTGCTGAGAAAGCTAAACATTATGTACAAACGAGAGTTACCTTTTTGGCTTCTAAAAGAAATCGAGACAGCTAAAGGAATGGTGAATATATGA
- a CDS encoding putative holin-like toxin: MLMEVYQALTLMFMFGMFILALLTYLKKK, from the coding sequence ATGCTGATGGAGGTTTATCAAGCATTGACGCTGATGTTCATGTTCGGCATGTTCATCCTCGCTTTGCTGACCTACCTCAAAAAGAAATAG
- a CDS encoding A24 family peptidase: MILIGFSTIVLLIAAWTDWKWRIIPDWLTYPSMVVAILYHSVHDQLGYSVFGGLFVFFMLMVLSLFVQDGIGGGDMKLLTFLGFALGFPLVNWVILLSFLSGLIFSKVMNQVQVPFAPFIAFSFVILLPTISMG; encoded by the coding sequence GTGATACTCATTGGGTTCTCTACCATTGTCCTGTTGATCGCCGCTTGGACGGATTGGAAATGGCGGATCATTCCGGATTGGTTGACCTATCCGTCTATGGTGGTTGCGATCCTGTACCATTCCGTTCATGACCAATTGGGGTATTCCGTATTCGGTGGTTTGTTTGTGTTCTTTATGCTGATGGTACTCTCATTGTTCGTGCAAGACGGCATTGGGGGAGGGGATATGAAACTCCTTACCTTTTTGGGATTTGCGCTTGGGTTCCCGCTCGTAAATTGGGTGATCTTATTGTCTTTTTTGTCGGGGCTCATCTTTTCCAAGGTGATGAATCAGGTTCAGGTACCGTTTGCGCCGTTTATCGCGTTTTCATTCGTGATCCTGCTGCCGACGATTTCTATGGGGTAG
- a CDS encoding DUF3307 domain-containing protein, whose protein sequence is MNVELFIVLYIFHKIADYLFQTDGQARLKSENWGYLIRHCAIYTATVLGAAYLFLGYFSWGAIFLVFFSHLVIDKRDFLYWWAMYVKGIKQPDHPSTGNVMLELDQAFHYVVLFIVSLT, encoded by the coding sequence TTGAACGTAGAACTGTTTATCGTCCTGTACATTTTTCATAAAATCGCCGATTACTTGTTTCAGACAGACGGACAAGCTAGGCTCAAATCGGAGAACTGGGGCTACCTTATTCGACATTGTGCAATTTATACCGCTACGGTTCTAGGTGCAGCATATCTATTCCTTGGATACTTTAGTTGGGGAGCCATTTTTCTGGTTTTTTTCAGTCACCTTGTCATTGATAAAAGGGATTTTCTTTATTGGTGGGCTATGTATGTAAAAGGTATTAAGCAGCCAGATCATCCATCGACTGGTAATGTAATGCTTGAACTCGACCAAGCATTTCATTATGTTGTCCTTTTTATCGTTAGTCTTACTTAG
- a CDS encoding copper amine oxidase N-terminal domain-containing protein: protein MKKNRFAQYLIGAALMIAAIKPVAVLADSKDIQVKVDNVSVQFPDAKPFIDPSTSRTMIPIRFVSEKLGASVEWDGAKQTVTMTKDSKQISLKIGEKKAIVAGKQITFDAAATLQNNRTFVPLRFVSEAYGAKVDWLATERLVLITTNLPDGTGTSGTTTPGAGQPGTTNPGSGNTSTSGVGSKVGVDGQFTVVAPSYPNMLLPKHPETEPAIDAFVASLKYENGKISGVVPDLPEGYLMGLLYTDKVDKTMTKDLTGTKEGQAFSIPVGRGTLSFVIYQGNEGKNEVYVKLPEMEVEWGNKR from the coding sequence ATGAAAAAGAATCGATTTGCTCAGTATCTCATTGGAGCAGCTCTTATGATCGCTGCCATCAAACCGGTCGCTGTTTTGGCGGACAGTAAGGACATCCAGGTAAAAGTCGACAATGTCTCTGTCCAGTTCCCAGATGCAAAGCCTTTCATCGATCCGTCTACCAGTCGGACAATGATCCCGATTCGATTTGTTAGTGAAAAACTGGGCGCCTCAGTCGAGTGGGATGGCGCGAAACAAACGGTTACTATGACCAAAGATAGTAAGCAAATCTCGCTTAAAATTGGGGAAAAGAAAGCAATTGTAGCGGGCAAACAGATCACATTTGATGCAGCAGCGACGCTGCAAAACAATCGTACGTTCGTCCCGTTGCGCTTTGTCAGTGAAGCCTACGGCGCAAAAGTAGACTGGTTGGCAACTGAACGACTTGTACTGATAACCACAAACCTGCCTGATGGGACTGGAACTTCGGGTACAACAACACCGGGCGCCGGCCAACCAGGAACAACCAATCCGGGAAGTGGAAACACGTCAACTTCAGGTGTAGGATCGAAAGTTGGTGTGGATGGGCAGTTTACGGTTGTCGCTCCGTCTTATCCTAATATGCTACTGCCCAAACATCCAGAAACAGAGCCTGCTATTGATGCTTTCGTTGCAAGTTTGAAATACGAAAACGGAAAAATATCCGGTGTTGTTCCCGATCTGCCGGAAGGTTATTTGATGGGGCTTCTCTATACCGACAAGGTTGATAAAACAATGACTAAAGATCTAACAGGCACCAAAGAAGGTCAGGCGTTTTCCATTCCCGTCGGCAGGGGAACGCTTAGCTTTGTGATCTATCAAGGTAACGAAGGTAAGAACGAGGTTTATGTTAAACTTCCCGAAATGGAAGTTGAATGGGGGAATAAAAGATAA
- a CDS encoding triple tyrosine motif-containing protein has protein sequence MKKVRQMAILTLLGCFSFAQLSFAASAVSTTTVNVVTLAKTPSNLTLDTEAATDTSLPLLWDANGNPSNTGYTLEMSEDQTDWTVVQDKGIDDMEETVTGLAGNKMHYFRVSSYNQDSPPGTNGEYLTGQFLTKPAKPPAPTGSVDGQTITVNWGNEPGTTTKLFDGKDQQLTIDDGDTNKTLADLTPDTAYEFYIVHSNTTGDSVPSDKVKIWTDAKDPANLRVTDSTETSLAIAIDANGNPSTTQYKYRITTIDGTAIDESDWTTDLTYNFSSLSPGRYKVYAKARNNTQNPNVKETAEIELVTGTVPAAPSVETVPTEDSITVTLTPNSDSTNVEFRIVLQDENGQEVAVTDWAQQGTGWAAFELTYTFTGLQPNRNYKVLGEARYAE, from the coding sequence GTGAAAAAAGTACGTCAGATGGCAATTCTAACGCTGTTAGGTTGCTTTTCTTTTGCTCAACTTTCGTTCGCTGCAAGTGCGGTTTCTACGACGACTGTTAACGTGGTAACTTTGGCAAAGACTCCATCTAACTTGACATTGGACACGGAGGCAGCGACAGATACGTCGCTGCCTTTGCTTTGGGATGCGAATGGAAACCCTTCAAATACAGGGTATACTCTCGAAATGTCTGAGGATCAAACCGACTGGACGGTTGTGCAGGACAAGGGCATTGACGATATGGAAGAAACGGTTACAGGATTGGCGGGAAACAAGATGCACTACTTTCGGGTTTCCTCGTACAACCAGGATTCACCTCCGGGAACAAACGGGGAGTACCTGACCGGTCAATTCTTGACAAAACCTGCAAAACCGCCAGCACCAACTGGAAGTGTCGATGGCCAAACCATCACGGTCAACTGGGGGAACGAGCCTGGTACGACGACCAAACTGTTTGACGGCAAAGATCAGCAACTCACGATCGATGACGGAGACACAAACAAAACATTGGCCGACTTAACACCGGATACCGCATATGAGTTTTACATTGTTCATTCCAATACGACAGGCGATTCAGTGCCATCAGATAAAGTGAAGATCTGGACGGATGCCAAAGATCCAGCTAATTTGCGAGTGACTGACAGCACAGAAACGTCTTTGGCAATTGCGATTGATGCAAACGGGAATCCGTCTACGACTCAATACAAATATCGTATCACCACAATAGATGGTACGGCCATTGATGAAAGTGACTGGACTACAGACCTTACCTACAACTTTAGCTCTTTGTCGCCCGGAAGGTATAAGGTATACGCAAAAGCCCGAAATAACACACAAAACCCGAATGTGAAGGAAACGGCCGAGATCGAGCTGGTGACGGGCACTGTACCGGCTGCACCTTCAGTAGAGACTGTTCCGACAGAAGACTCGATCACAGTAACTCTTACACCGAATTCGGATTCGACGAATGTTGAGTTCCGAATTGTCCTGCAGGATGAAAACGGTCAAGAAGTCGCGGTTACCGACTGGGCTCAACAAGGTACGGGATGGGCCGCCTTCGAGCTGACGTACACTTTTACCGGTTTGCAGCCTAATCGAAATTACAAGGTGCTCGGAGAAGCGCGATACGCAGAGTAA
- a CDS encoding fibronectin type III domain-containing protein, which yields MQQSWKTVGLALVILTGQPVQVMVAANPSAVSEHEEWTLATVPTLSVTGVSGNTHTVQIETNNPLGTEMKIEKSGDPDFSVFDVVQDWTPHNDRDTFTLDLQDAETVYVRIKARNGKGIETLYSETLTLIQAPAMPTLASQESTDRKVTLIVNPVQGAHVYKVKRSDWDEPKVFTDLTFTDDTVLPGRPYTYEFWAENSVMSNKNTITIWTKPAPPILKVQNVTATSITLKVNLNRNPDDVLIEAKREGGNPVVNGTLIEETGLKENTEYTYEVRVESSNHEYSEWVSKTFRTGTMPVTSDPDQEFDKAAKDIFSEVVYQVDADDKGAWVDVSVTNTRGMDVRGTFNGVTQLLSATPVRYGDLEWNKEYLLTVVVSDGTRMREKQYPIKTPEKGTTEEEAFRKEAAQFIQSINLVADGQLNSGKAWIDVEVPQTNFAVTATIEGFSQEITKKARFENLDDNTVYVVSFEVRNGKYSYRAQREITTPNRTAPEVVNISKSGNHLQIEVLTHSELKN from the coding sequence ATGCAGCAGTCATGGAAAACAGTCGGGCTGGCGCTTGTCATCTTAACCGGCCAACCTGTTCAGGTAATGGTAGCGGCCAATCCGTCAGCTGTATCAGAGCACGAGGAATGGACCTTGGCAACTGTACCCACTTTGTCTGTAACAGGTGTATCTGGAAATACGCACACCGTTCAAATTGAAACGAATAACCCATTGGGAACGGAAATGAAAATTGAGAAGTCGGGAGACCCCGACTTCTCTGTTTTTGATGTCGTGCAGGATTGGACGCCGCACAATGACAGAGATACGTTTACGCTTGATCTGCAAGATGCGGAAACCGTGTACGTCCGTATCAAAGCACGAAATGGTAAAGGGATTGAGACTTTATACTCGGAGACCCTTACACTCATTCAGGCACCAGCCATGCCCACCTTGGCTTCTCAAGAAAGTACCGATCGGAAAGTCACTCTAATTGTAAACCCTGTGCAAGGGGCACATGTGTACAAGGTGAAACGCTCCGACTGGGATGAGCCCAAAGTGTTTACAGATTTAACATTTACAGATGATACAGTTTTACCAGGAAGACCGTACACGTACGAGTTTTGGGCCGAAAATAGTGTCATGAGCAACAAAAATACGATCACCATTTGGACCAAGCCGGCGCCGCCGATCTTGAAAGTCCAAAACGTGACCGCAACGAGCATTACGTTAAAAGTTAATCTCAATAGGAATCCGGATGATGTTTTGATCGAGGCTAAACGTGAAGGAGGAAACCCTGTCGTAAATGGAACTTTGATCGAAGAAACCGGACTTAAGGAGAATACGGAGTACACCTATGAAGTCCGGGTTGAGTCTTCCAATCACGAGTATTCCGAATGGGTTTCCAAAACATTCCGGACAGGAACGATGCCAGTCACTTCTGACCCCGATCAGGAATTTGACAAAGCTGCGAAGGACATCTTCTCCGAGGTTGTATACCAGGTGGACGCTGACGATAAAGGCGCATGGGTCGATGTCTCCGTGACAAACACCCGAGGAATGGATGTTCGTGGGACGTTCAACGGGGTTACCCAACTCTTAAGTGCCACGCCCGTTCGATATGGAGACCTTGAGTGGAACAAGGAATACCTTCTAACGGTCGTGGTGAGCGACGGCACCAGAATGAGGGAAAAGCAGTATCCGATTAAAACTCCGGAGAAAGGGACAACAGAAGAAGAGGCATTCCGTAAAGAAGCAGCACAGTTTATCCAATCGATCAATCTGGTCGCCGATGGTCAGCTCAATTCCGGAAAAGCCTGGATCGACGTTGAGGTACCACAAACAAACTTCGCCGTGACAGCAACCATCGAAGGGTTTTCTCAAGAGATCACAAAAAAAGCACGCTTTGAAAATCTGGATGACAACACTGTCTATGTCGTTTCGTTCGAGGTACGTAACGGCAAATACTCGTATCGTGCACAACGGGAGATTACAACCCCAAACCGAACAGCTCCGGAGGTGGTAAACATCTCGAAGAGCGGAAACCATTTGCAGATTGAAGTTCTCACTCATTCAGAATTGAAGAATTGA